From the Cohnella herbarum genome, one window contains:
- a CDS encoding MFS transporter, producing the protein MVPHALVSLWTGRYLAPRFGTRRVVIVGFLLAAIFTAAIPFSPNLGWLAATQALNGIAQAMYFPLLLSLAIRHFVPEERATAMGLYQSVYSLGMFLGPYIAGGLNAFGGLKAGFLFGSSLGLIAIAIVLSNKRLET; encoded by the coding sequence ATGGTCCCGCACGCGCTCGTCTCGCTATGGACGGGGCGATATCTCGCTCCCCGCTTCGGCACGCGCCGGGTCGTCATCGTCGGCTTCTTGCTGGCCGCAATCTTCACCGCGGCGATTCCGTTCAGCCCCAACCTCGGCTGGCTGGCAGCGACTCAAGCGCTGAACGGCATTGCCCAAGCGATGTACTTCCCGCTTCTGCTCAGCTTGGCCATTCGGCATTTCGTGCCGGAAGAACGGGCGACGGCGATGGGATTGTATCAATCGGTTTACTCGCTGGGCATGTTCCTCGGACCCTACATCGCTGGAGGATTAAACGCGTTCGGCGGCCTAAAAGCCGGCTTTCTCTTCGGGTCCTCCCTCGGTCTGATCGCTATTGCCATCGTCTT